The following coding sequences are from one Plasmodium sp. gorilla clade G2 genome assembly, chromosome: 1 window:
- a CDS encoding stevor PIR protein, putative — MIFYNFKLIIFTIILGALTLIYNNDCDGLYKNINYRNTTLVATKIRSLGELLHELTTNNKREKCKLREWKDNNETKYKKKQYPNDKAKRKQKIPEVTQKENTRTTNLKIYKNEKYDKEIVAKSNISSRSLKYLEMQRKLYNNFYVTPEIDFQKTSDKLNSKCCESTNKKKSSNKLPLSNKVHDNYLDNLKTGCVGGVGICGISSILAGNSGVAAGATASVAAAVETASTTIPTLATKLTSDIIGAKFFFISSLETAIKSVAPTLSSVANQSGIVSSAASAGTAAFFTYGMAIVALIAVTIIVILLYIWLRKRRKNSWKHEYKKHLCT, encoded by the exons atgatattttataattttaaattaattatatttacaattaTATTAGGAGCATTAACCTTAATTTACAAT AATGACTGTGAtggattatataaaaatataaactatAGAAACACAACATTAGTGGCAACAAAGATTAGATCATTAGGAGAATTGTTACATGAACTtacaacaaataataaacgCGAAAAATGTAAATTAAGAGAATGGAAAGATAACAATGAAactaaatacaaaaaaaaacaatatccAAACGATAAAgcaaaaagaaaacaaaaaataccAGAAGTAACACAAAAGGAAAACACTAGAACAACAaatttaaagatatataaaaacgaaaaatatgataaagaaaTAGTGGCAAAATCAAATATATCTTCTCGTTCCCTTAAATATTTAGAAATGCAAAGAAAACTCTACAATAATTTCTATGTAACACCAGAAATCGATTTTCAGAAAACTTCAGATAAATTAAATAGTAAATGTTGTGAATctacaaataaaaagaaatcatCTAATAAATTACCCTTATCAAATAAAGTacatgataattatttagataatttaaaaacagGTTGTGTTGGAGGTGTAGGTATTTGTGGGATTTCGTCTATACTTGCAGGAAATTCTGGTGTTGCTGCTGGTGCTACTGCTAGTGTTGCTGCTGCAGTTGAAACGGCATCCACAACAATCCCAACACTTGCTACAAAACTTACAAGTGACATAATTGGTGcaaaattcttttttatatcttcattaGAAACAGCGATTAAATCTGTAGCTCCTACCTTAAGTTCTGTTGCTAACCAATCAGGTATTGTTTCAAGTGCTGCAAGTGCTGGTACTGCTGCATTTTTCACTTATGGTATGGCAATTGTTGCTCTTATTGCAGTAACTATTATAGTGATACTTTTGTATATATGGTTACgcaaaagaagaaaaaattcaTGGAAACATGAATACAAGAAACATTTATGTACGTAG